The Plantactinospora sp. KBS50 sequence GCGCGCCTCGGTCACCGGCAGGCCGGTCTGCTCGCGCAGCCGCTCGATCACCCGGGCCGCGAAGCCGAGCGGGGTGTTGATTCCGGTGCCCACGGCGGTGCCGCCCAGCGGCAGTTCGGCCAGCCGGGGCAGCACCCCCTGGATCCGCTCCACGCCGTAGCGGACCTGGGCGGCGTACCCGGAGAACTCCTGGCCGAGGGTGACCGGGGTGGCGTCCATCAGGTGTGTCCGGCCGGCCTTCACGACGGTGCCGAACTCCTCCGCCTTCCCCTCCAGCGCACCCGCCAGGTGCTCCAGGGCCGGCACGAGATCGTGCACGACGGCGTGCGTGGCCGCGAGGTGGATCGAGGACGGGAACACGTCGTTGCTGGACTGCGAGGCGTTCACGTCGTCGTTCGGGTGCACCTCCCGCCCCAGCTCACGGGCCGCCAGGGTGGCGATGACCTCGTTGGTGTTCATGTTCGACGAGGTGCCCGAGCCGGTCTGGAACACGTCCACCGGAAACTGGCCGTCGTAGCCGCCGTCGGCCACGTGCGCCGCGGCGGTGGCGATCGCCGAGGCCACCTCGGGATCCAGCACCCCCAGTTCGGCGTTGATCTGCGCGGCCGCACCCTTGATCTGGGCCAGCGCGCGGATGTGTGCCGGTTCCAGCCCGCGCCCGGAGATCGGAAAGTTCTGCACCGCACGCTGGGTCTGGGCTCGCCACAGCGCCTCGGCCGGCACCTCGACCTCGCCCATCGTGTCGCGTTCGATCCGGAATCCGGCAGCCTCTGGAGTCGTCACAGGTTCCATCCTGCCCCGGTCGCCGTCGGCCCGCAGATGATCGCCGGCCCGGACGGCAGCAGCGGGTGGACCTACCGCGTCCCCGGCCGCTCGGTCCAGCCGACGGGGATCAGCTCCGACCGATGGTGAGGACCGGCTTGGTGACCTCGGCGAAGAAGTCGTTGCCCTTGTCGTCCACCACGATGAACGCCGGGAAGTCCTCGACCTCGATCTTCCAGATCGCTTCCATCCCCAGCTCCGGGTATTCGAGCACCTCGACCCGCTTGATGCAGTCCTGGGCCAGCCGGGCCGCCGGGCCGCCGATCGAGCCGAGGTAGAAGCCACCGTTCTCGGCGCAGGAGCGGGTCACCTGGGTGGACCGGTTCCCCTTGGCCAGCATCACGTACGAGCCGCCGGCCGCCTGGAACTTCGCGACGTACGCGTCCATCCGGCCGGCCGTTGTCGGCCCGAACGAGCCGGAGGCGTACCCCTCGGGGGTCTTGGCCGGGCCGGCGTAGTAGACGGCGTGCTCCCGCAGGTAGTCCGGCATCGGCTCACCGGCGTCCAACCGTTCGGCGATCTTGGCGTGCGCGATGTCCCGGGCCACCACCAACGGGCCGGTCAGGGACAGCCGGGTCTTGACCGGGTACTTGGCCAGCTCGGCGCGGATCTGCGCCATCGGCCGGTTGAGATCCACCTGGACCACCTCGGAGTCGGCGTCCAGCTGTCCCTCGGTGACCTCCGGCAGGAACCGCGCCGGGTCGGTCTCCAGCCGCTCCAGCCAGACCCCGGACGGCGTGATCTTGGCGACCGCCTGCCGGTCGGCCGAGCAGGAGACCGCGATGGCCACCGGGCAGGAGGCGCCGTGCCGGGGCAGCCGCACCACCCGTACGTCGTGGCAGAAGTACCGCCCGCCGAACTGCGCACCGATGCCGAACTGCCGGGTCAGCTCCAGCACCTCGGCCTCCAGCTCCAGGTCCCGGAAGCCGTGCCCGGTCATCGACCCGGCCGTGGGCAACTCGTCCAGGTACTTCGCGCTGGCGTACTTCGCCGTCTTCAGCGCGTACTCGGCGGAGGTGCCGCCGATCACGATCGCCAGGTGGTACGGCGGGCAGGCGGCGGTGCCGATCAGCCGGAGCTTCTCGTCCAGGAACTGCATCATCCGGGTGGGATTCAGCAGCGCCTTGGTCTCCTGGTACAGGTAGGACTTGTTGGCCGAGCCGCCGCCCTTGGCCATGAACAGGAACTTGTACGCGTCCGGATGCCCGTCCGGGTCCTCGGCGTACAGGTCGACCTGGGCCGGCAGGTTGGTCCCGGTGTTCCGCTCGTCCCACATGGTCAGCGGCGCGAGCTGCGAGTAGCGCAGGTTGAGCCGGGTGTACGCCTGGTAGACGCCGCGGGCGACGGCCTCGGCGTCGGTGCCGTCGGTGAGCACGTGCCGTCCGCGCTTGCCCATCACGATCGCCGTGCCGGTGTCCTGACACATCGGCAGCACGCCGCCGGCCGCGATGTTGGCGTTGCGCAGCAGGTCCAGGGCCACGAACCGGTCGTTCGGCGAGGCCGCCGGATCGTCGATGATCGCGCGGAGCTGGGCCAGGTGCGCCGGGCGGAGGAAGTGCGCGATGTCGTGCATCGCCTCGGCGGTCAACGCCGTCAGCGCGGCCGGCTCCACGGTGAGGAAGCGCCGGCCGCCGGGTCCGTGCACCACGTCGACGCCCTCGTCGGTGACGAGGCGGTACTCGGTCCGGTCCGGCCCCACCGGCAGCAGGGGCGCGTAGGAGAAATCGGCGGCACTGCTCATGAGGGGCAAGCCTAGGGCAGAGACGATCCATCGGCGAAAGCGACGGCCACCGGCCGGCTTCGGGCAGGTGGCGGGCCGGATCAGCCGGCCGGGTCGGCGCTGCCCGGCGGGCAGATCTCATTCTTCGGGCCGCCGCACGTCGGGTCGGCCGGCACCGGTACGCCGCCACCGGTGGGGCTGCCGGCCGGGCGGCCGTCGCCCGGCCCCGGTGCGCCCTGGATGGTCCCGAACGGCAGGTAGCCGATGTCCCGACCGTCGCCGATCACGATTCCGGTGGGTCCGACCGCGAGCACCTTGGCCGTCGAGTGGACGTTCACCAGCTCGCGTCCGGTACGCGGGTCGAGCGCCACGATCCGGTCCGGATCCTCGTCGATCACCGCCACCGCGTACGGGGTCAGCCCGACGGCTCCCTTCGGGTTGAGCGGCCGGGTCCACCGGACCGACGCGTCGGCGAGTTCGTGGGAGTTGACCGACTTCTGGTCGGCGGAGCGGGCCACCGCGTACCGGTCGTCGACCGCCAGCAGCTTCTCCCCGGCCGCGCCGGTCCACAACTGCCGCCCGTCGTACGCGTCGAGCACCGCCTCACGACCGTCGGCGCCCACCCCGACCAGGACGTTCTCGCCGCCCTGCGGGTTCTGCCGCTGGGCGCAGCCGGCGCCGTCGGCGGTTCGCAGGTTGAGCCCCGTGCGCCGCCACACCTCCTGCCCGGTCGCCGGGTCGGTGGCCGTCACGGTGAAGTAGCAGGTGCCGTCCGCCGACCTGGCCTGCACCCGGACCACCCGGCCGCCCACCACGACGATCCGGTCGTCCTGTGCGGGCTTGGTGTTCTGCACCACCCGGCCGACCGCGGTGTCCACCACCACGACGCGGCCGTCCACCGGCAGGCCGAGCAGCGCGGGCATCAGCCGGGGACCGGCCGCACCGTCGTCCACCTGCCGGGCGCCGATGGATCTCGGGTTGAGTCCCTTCGGGCTGTCCGCGGTGAGCCCGGTGCTGACCCCCGGCACGAACGTGCTCCACAGCGCCGTGCTGCCCCGCGGGTCCCAGGCGGTCAGCATGCAGTCGGTCGAGGTGCTGCACCGGGCGTCCAGCAGCGCGTTGCGGTACGCCCACACCGCCACCGCCGAGGTGTCCTTGCGGCGCACCGCCCCGCTGGTCGGGTCCAGCACCTCGTACCCCTTGGTCAGCAGCTTGCCGACCGCGACGACCGCGTCCGGCCCGTCGCCGGCCACCGCGGCCCAGTCGGCCTTGCGCTGCCAGAGCTGCACGCCGGTGACCAGGCTGCGGGCCTCGACCACGGTGCGCTCGCGGACAACGAGGGTGTCACCGGCGACGGTGACGCCGGTGGGCGTGCCGCCGACCTGTTCCTGCCAGGCCGGCGCCGGGTCGGACAGCGACCGGCCGGAGCTGGCCCAGTCCCAGATCTGCGGGAACGGGTTCCACACGCCGGTGATGGCCAAGACGACGATCACGACCAGCGCGAAGGCCAACCAGCACTTCACGCAAGGGCCGTTCCCCTTCGCCACCGGATCACCGTAGCCAAGTTCACGTCCATCCGTGGCACCCCAGCAGGCGTGTCGCGGGCTGTTTCACCGTCCCGCGGCAGGTTGCCGGGGGCCGGCGACGGTGGCCCGGACCAGCGGAAGGACCCGGTACGGGATCTGCTGGGCCAACGCGATCAGGCTGGAGGCGCGGGTGATGCCCTCGTACGACACGATCTGGTCGATGACCCGCTGGAGGTCGGTGTTGGACCGGGCCACGATGCGGCAGAGCAGGTCGCTCGCCCCGGTGATGGTGTGCGCCTCCAGCACCTCGGGGATCCGGGCCAGGTGCGCGGTGACCGCCTCGTGGCCGTGCCGCTGGCTGATCTCCAGGGTGACGAACGAGGTGACCGTGAAGCCGATGGCCGCCGGTGAGATGTCCGGACCGAAGCCGCGGATCACCCCCGGGCGACCAGCTTGTCCAGCCGGGCCTGGACGGTGCCGCGCGCCACCCCGAGCCGCCGCGAGCACTCCAGCACCCCGATCCGGGGCTCCGCCGCGAGCAGGTCGACGAGCCTGACATCGAGCGGATCAAGTTGGTCAACCTGTACAGCCATATCGCCAGTAGACCATACGTAATGCGCAAGCTGACCAGCTAATTTTGCAACAGTTGCCCAGCAGCTTGCCGAGCCGTAATGCTCGACCGGAGGACGCCGCCCACGAAGCGGGCGCCAACTGGAGGGAGTCGCGATGACCCAGGCGATCGACCGACCGACGAGCGGCGGAGCGGGCGACGAGGTGGACGCCGACCAGCTGATCGGCGCGGTGGACCACGACATCTCGCACGACCCGTTCCCGGTCAAGGGGCTCGACTACGTCCACTTCATGGTCGGCAACGCCAAGCAGGCCGCGCACTACTACTCCACCGCGTTCGGCATGACCTGCGTGGCGTACCGGGGACCCGAGCAGGGCTACCGCGACTACGCCGAGTACGTGCTCACCAGCGGCTCCGCCCGGTTCGTCTTCACCGGAGCCGTCCGCCCGGACGCCAAGGGCGCCGCGCACGTCGTGCAGCACAGCGACGGGGTCATCGACATCGCGCTGGAGGTCCCGGACGTGGACGCGGCGTACGCGCACGCCGTCGGCCAGGGCGCGACCGGCCTGGTGGAGCCCACCGACCACAGCGACGAGCACGGCACGGTACGGGTCGCCAGCATCGCCACGTACGGCGACACCCGGCACACCCTGGTCGACCGGTCCCGCTACGACGGCCCGTTCCTGCCCGGCTTCGTGGCGCGCGGCCCGATCGTGGACCGGCAGCCGATGATCGACGCCGGGATCCAGCCGAAGCGCTTCTTCCAGGCCGTCGACCACGTGGTCGGCAACGTCGAACTCGGCCGGATGGACGAGTGGGTGGAGTTCTACAAGCGGGTCATGGGCTTCACGAACATGGCCGAGTTCATCGGCGACGACATCGCCACCGACTACTCGGCGCTGATGTCCAAGGTCGTGGCGAACGGCACCCGGAAGGTCAAGTTCCCGCTCAACGAGCCGGCCGTGGCCCGCAAGAAGTCGCAGATCGACGAGTACCTGGAGTTCTACGGGGGGCCGGGCGCCCAGCACATCGCGGTCGCGACCAACGACATCATCGCCAGCGTCGACGCGATGCGGGCGGCCGGGCTGGAGTTCCTGGACACCCCGGACTCCTACTACGACGACCCCGAACTGCGGTCGCGGATCGGCAACGTCCGGGTGCCGATCGAGGAGCTGAAGGCCCGCCGGATCCTGGTGGACCGGGACGAGGACGGCTACCTGCTGCAGATCTTCACCAAGCCCGTGCAGGACCGCCCGACGGTGTTCTTCGAGCTGATCGAGCGGCACGGCTCGCTGGGCTTCGGCAAGGGCAACTTCAAGGCGCTGTTCGAGGCGATCGAGCGCGAGCAGGAGGCGCGCGGCAACCTGTGACGTTGCCGGTACGCCGGGCGCGGCGGCCCGGGACGGGCCGCCGCGTCAACCGTTGCCCCCGCGGCGCGGATAAGGTGCCAGCGTGAGATTGTCGAGGTCCGCGCCGTGACGGTGCAACCGGGCTGGTACCGCGATCCGGCCGAGCCGAGTACGCAGCGATACTGGGACGGCGAGGGGTGGATCGGCGCGCCGCTGCCGGTGGACGCCACCCCGCCGCCGGGTCCCCACCGGACGAGCCCGAGCCGGACCATTCGGATGCCGCGGAAACACTTGGTGAAACCGCCGACCAGAACGGCCCGGCGGAGCACCGGGCCGCGACCGGTCAGGCTGCCCAGCCGGCCGGTGCCGCCGGGGACCCGGCCGGCGGCAGCCCGCCGGCCGGCTGGACGCAGGCGCCACCGCCCGGCTGGACGCCGGGACCGACGCAGGGACCACCGGCCGGCTGGCCACCGGGGTCACCGCCGCCGGGCTGGACGCAGGGACCGCCACCAGCGGGCTGGACCGGCAACCCGCCGGGCTGGACGCCCGGATCGCCGCCACCGGGCTGGACCGGCCCGCCACCGGGCTGGACCGGCCCGCCACCGGGCTGGACGCCGGGGGCACCGCCGCCCGGCTGGGCCGGCCCGCCGCCGGGTTGGACCGGCAGCCCGGTGCCGCCCGGCTTCCCGCTGCCCACGCCGTACCCCCACGGCCTCGCGCTGGCCGCGCTCGGCCCACGACTGGTCGCCCGACTCATCGACATCACCGTCGTGCTGCTGCTCAACGTGCTGGTGAACGGCTGGTTCGTCTGGCGGTACGTGCAGGAGGTGGCCCCGGTCTACCGGGAGATCTTCCGTCGGTCGATGGCCGGGGACTCGTCCACGGAGAACCTGCCGCAGGCCGGTGAGCAGGCCGCCGGACTACAGATCGTGATCCTGTTGATCATCGTGGCGCTCTGGTTCGCGTACGAGGTGCCGGCCCTGGCCAGCAGCGGGCAGACCCTGGGCAAGCGGCTGATGGGCGTCAAGGTGGTCTCCCTCGGCACCGAACCGGGGCTCACCTTCGCCCGTTCGATGCGCCGGTGGAACGTGCTGGGCGGCATCCCGGTCTTCCTCTGGGTCTGCTGCGTCGGTTTCGTGATCCAGGTGATCGACAGCGTCTACCCGCTCTTCGACCGCCCGCTGCGGCAGGCGCTGCACGACAAGGCCGCGCAGACGGTCGTCGTGCGGGTCCCCCGCGTCGGCACCCCCGCCCCAACGGGCGGCGGCAACACCGATTCCCCAGGAGGTTCCGAATGACCACCCCCGGCGAACCCGCGCCCGCCCGGCTCACCCGGGCCGACCTGGACGCGCTGCCCAACTACGTGCCCGGCCGCAGCCCGGCCGACCTGGCCCGCGAGTTGGGCCTGCCGGAGGCCGTCAAGCTGGCCAGCAACGAGGTGCCCTACGGCCCGCTGCCCGGCGTGGTCGAGGCGGTGGTCAAGGCCGCCGCGGGCGCGCACCGCTACCCGGACATGGGGGTGGTGGCGCTCCGCGACACCCTTTCGGCCATGCTCGGCGTGGACGCCCAGCGGATCGCCACCGGCTGCGGCTCGGTGGCGCTGGCCGAACACCTGGTCCGGACCGCCTGCATGCCGGGCGACGAGGTCGTCTACTCGTGGCGGTCCTTCGAGGCGTACCCGATCATCACGGCGACCAGCGGCGCGACCAGCGTGCGGGTGCCCAACACCGCCGGGCACGGGCACGACCTGGCGGCCATGGCCGCGGCCGTGACCGACCGCACCCGGCTGGTACTGGTCTGCAACCCGAACAACCCGACCGGTACCAGCCTGCACCGGGCCGAACTGGA is a genomic window containing:
- a CDS encoding aspartate ammonia-lyase, which gives rise to MEPVTTPEAAGFRIERDTMGEVEVPAEALWRAQTQRAVQNFPISGRGLEPAHIRALAQIKGAAAQINAELGVLDPEVASAIATAAAHVADGGYDGQFPVDVFQTGSGTSSNMNTNEVIATLAARELGREVHPNDDVNASQSSNDVFPSSIHLAATHAVVHDLVPALEHLAGALEGKAEEFGTVVKAGRTHLMDATPVTLGQEFSGYAAQVRYGVERIQGVLPRLAELPLGGTAVGTGINTPLGFAARVIERLREQTGLPVTEARNHFEAQGARDALVETSGQLKTVAVGLYKIVNDIRWMGSGPRAGLRELRIPDLQPGSSIMPGKVNPVVPEAVRQVCAQVIGNDAAVGFAGSQGDFELNVMLPVLARNLLESIRLLSAAGRLLADRCVADLVADAEVCRGYAEGSPSIVTPLNRYLGYDEAASIAKEALARESTIREVVIGRGHVESGRLTEEQLDEALDVLRMTHP
- a CDS encoding fumarate hydratase gives rise to the protein MSSAADFSYAPLLPVGPDRTEYRLVTDEGVDVVHGPGGRRFLTVEPAALTALTAEAMHDIAHFLRPAHLAQLRAIIDDPAASPNDRFVALDLLRNANIAAGGVLPMCQDTGTAIVMGKRGRHVLTDGTDAEAVARGVYQAYTRLNLRYSQLAPLTMWDERNTGTNLPAQVDLYAEDPDGHPDAYKFLFMAKGGGSANKSYLYQETKALLNPTRMMQFLDEKLRLIGTAACPPYHLAIVIGGTSAEYALKTAKYASAKYLDELPTAGSMTGHGFRDLELEAEVLELTRQFGIGAQFGGRYFCHDVRVVRLPRHGASCPVAIAVSCSADRQAVAKITPSGVWLERLETDPARFLPEVTEGQLDADSEVVQVDLNRPMAQIRAELAKYPVKTRLSLTGPLVVARDIAHAKIAERLDAGEPMPDYLREHAVYYAGPAKTPEGYASGSFGPTTAGRMDAYVAKFQAAGGSYVMLAKGNRSTQVTRSCAENGGFYLGSIGGPAARLAQDCIKRVEVLEYPELGMEAIWKIEVEDFPAFIVVDDKGNDFFAEVTKPVLTIGRS
- a CDS encoding PQQ-binding-like beta-propeller repeat protein → MAKGNGPCVKCWLAFALVVIVVLAITGVWNPFPQIWDWASSGRSLSDPAPAWQEQVGGTPTGVTVAGDTLVVRERTVVEARSLVTGVQLWQRKADWAAVAGDGPDAVVAVGKLLTKGYEVLDPTSGAVRRKDTSAVAVWAYRNALLDARCSTSTDCMLTAWDPRGSTALWSTFVPGVSTGLTADSPKGLNPRSIGARQVDDGAAGPRLMPALLGLPVDGRVVVVDTAVGRVVQNTKPAQDDRIVVVGGRVVRVQARSADGTCYFTVTATDPATGQEVWRRTGLNLRTADGAGCAQRQNPQGGENVLVGVGADGREAVLDAYDGRQLWTGAAGEKLLAVDDRYAVARSADQKSVNSHELADASVRWTRPLNPKGAVGLTPYAVAVIDEDPDRIVALDPRTGRELVNVHSTAKVLAVGPTGIVIGDGRDIGYLPFGTIQGAPGPGDGRPAGSPTGGGVPVPADPTCGGPKNEICPPGSADPAG
- the hisC gene encoding histidinol-phosphate transaminase, producing MTTPGEPAPARLTRADLDALPNYVPGRSPADLARELGLPEAVKLASNEVPYGPLPGVVEAVVKAAAGAHRYPDMGVVALRDTLSAMLGVDAQRIATGCGSVALAEHLVRTACMPGDEVVYSWRSFEAYPIITATSGATSVRVPNTAGHGHDLAAMAAAVTDRTRLVLVCNPNNPTGTSLHRAELDAFLSAVPQSTIVVLDEAYREFVTDPDVPDGLVEYGDRPNVVVLRTLSKAWGLAGLRVGYLVAQPEVAAAVRKVVTPFSTSAVAQAAALAALGQADEVRRRCALVISERDRVTAALRKLVPDVPDSQSNFVWLPLLDRAVEFGRACEARGVIVRPFDGDGVRVTIGTPAENDLFLAVAETALS
- the hppD gene encoding 4-hydroxyphenylpyruvate dioxygenase — its product is MTQAIDRPTSGGAGDEVDADQLIGAVDHDISHDPFPVKGLDYVHFMVGNAKQAAHYYSTAFGMTCVAYRGPEQGYRDYAEYVLTSGSARFVFTGAVRPDAKGAAHVVQHSDGVIDIALEVPDVDAAYAHAVGQGATGLVEPTDHSDEHGTVRVASIATYGDTRHTLVDRSRYDGPFLPGFVARGPIVDRQPMIDAGIQPKRFFQAVDHVVGNVELGRMDEWVEFYKRVMGFTNMAEFIGDDIATDYSALMSKVVANGTRKVKFPLNEPAVARKKSQIDEYLEFYGGPGAQHIAVATNDIIASVDAMRAAGLEFLDTPDSYYDDPELRSRIGNVRVPIEELKARRILVDRDEDGYLLQIFTKPVQDRPTVFFELIERHGSLGFGKGNFKALFEAIEREQEARGNL